A single region of the Streptomyces virginiae genome encodes:
- a CDS encoding iron-siderophore ABC transporter substrate-binding protein, with amino-acid sequence MLFHRSTRMKPWQRLAAGVFSATLGVGLLAGCGSDSADQADKKSDNAPAAGGTFPVTVEHAFGSTKVEKAPKRVVSVGYTDDQAILAFGIKPVGMVDQYPNPPGTSPDINTQWPWVKEKWGDTRPEVIMNNGDAGPNYEKIAALRPDLIIAVYSEIDQAGYDKLSKIAPTVGRTKAEKEPFSAPWQDNAVHIGKALGQEAKGTELVKGIQDKLDAAKKAHPEFANQTAVPLSWYKDSVAPFTTTDVRGRLVTGIGYKGQTEIDKIADGKFYTTLSPERMDLVDVDRIFVIADKADQEALKKFQLFTNLNAVKNGKVSYLLDSEGPAVGAAMSQGTLLSLPYAIDELVKSVGQV; translated from the coding sequence ATGCTTTTCCATCGATCGACACGTATGAAGCCCTGGCAGCGGTTGGCGGCCGGGGTCTTTTCCGCGACCCTCGGTGTCGGCCTCCTGGCCGGATGCGGTTCCGATTCGGCGGACCAGGCCGACAAGAAGAGTGACAACGCCCCGGCCGCCGGGGGCACCTTCCCGGTCACCGTGGAGCACGCCTTCGGATCCACCAAGGTGGAGAAGGCGCCCAAGCGGGTCGTCTCGGTCGGCTACACGGACGACCAGGCCATCCTGGCGTTCGGCATCAAGCCGGTCGGCATGGTCGACCAGTACCCGAACCCGCCGGGCACCTCCCCCGACATCAACACCCAGTGGCCGTGGGTGAAGGAGAAGTGGGGCGACACCCGCCCGGAGGTCATCATGAACAACGGTGACGCCGGCCCGAACTACGAGAAGATCGCGGCCCTGCGGCCGGACCTGATCATCGCGGTGTACTCCGAGATCGACCAGGCCGGCTACGACAAGCTCTCCAAGATCGCCCCCACCGTGGGTCGCACCAAGGCCGAGAAGGAGCCGTTCAGCGCCCCCTGGCAGGACAACGCCGTCCACATCGGCAAGGCGCTCGGCCAGGAGGCCAAGGGCACCGAGCTGGTGAAGGGCATCCAGGACAAGCTCGACGCGGCCAAGAAGGCGCACCCCGAGTTCGCGAACCAGACGGCCGTCCCGCTGTCCTGGTACAAGGACTCGGTGGCCCCCTTCACCACCACCGACGTCCGCGGCCGACTGGTCACGGGCATCGGCTACAAGGGCCAGACCGAGATCGACAAGATCGCGGACGGCAAGTTCTACACCACGCTCTCCCCGGAGCGCATGGACCTCGTCGACGTCGACCGCATCTTCGTCATCGCCGACAAGGCGGACCAGGAAGCCCTGAAGAAGTTCCAGCTGTTCACCAACCTGAACGCGGTCAAGAACGGCAAGGTCTCCTACCTCCTCGACAGCGAGGGTCCGGCCGTCGGCGCGGCCATGTCCCAGGGCACCCTGCTCTCCCTCCCGTACGCCATCGACGAACTCGTCAAGTCGGTCGGTCAGGTGTGA
- a CDS encoding ABC transporter ATP-binding protein, which produces MPTSGGVVAVSQIAGIEADGDEAVRLAARGVTVGYGGRVVIDDLHVSIPPRVITTIIGSNGCGKSTLLRTLSRLLKPSSGSVVLDGEDIGRLRTRDVAKKLGLLPQAPVAPEGLTVSDLVARGRHPHQSWLRQWSSDDAEVVARALAMTGVSDLADRPVDALSGGQRQRVWISMTLAQGTDLLLLDEPTTYLDLAHAIDVLDLVDDLHESGCTVVLVLHDLNLATRYSDNLIVMKAGSILAQGHPRDVITAELLYEAFGLRAKVIEDPVGDRPLIVPIGRAHVHTS; this is translated from the coding sequence ATGCCTACCTCAGGGGGAGTTGTGGCCGTATCGCAGATCGCCGGAATCGAGGCCGACGGGGACGAGGCCGTACGGCTGGCGGCCAGAGGGGTCACGGTCGGGTACGGCGGGCGGGTCGTCATCGACGACCTCCACGTGTCGATCCCGCCACGGGTCATCACCACGATCATCGGCTCCAACGGCTGCGGGAAGTCCACCCTGTTGCGGACCCTGTCCCGGCTGCTCAAACCGAGCAGCGGATCGGTCGTGCTCGACGGCGAGGACATCGGCCGGCTCAGGACCCGGGACGTCGCCAAGAAGCTCGGCCTGCTCCCACAGGCTCCGGTGGCGCCCGAGGGGCTCACGGTGTCCGACCTGGTCGCCAGGGGCCGTCATCCGCACCAGAGTTGGCTGCGGCAGTGGTCCTCCGACGACGCCGAGGTCGTGGCGCGGGCCCTGGCCATGACCGGGGTCTCCGACCTGGCCGACCGCCCGGTCGACGCGCTGTCCGGCGGCCAGCGGCAGCGGGTCTGGATCTCGATGACGCTGGCCCAGGGTACCGACCTGCTGCTGCTGGACGAGCCGACCACGTATCTGGACCTGGCGCACGCGATCGACGTGCTCGACCTCGTGGACGACCTCCACGAGTCGGGATGCACCGTGGTCCTGGTGCTGCACGACCTCAATCTGGCCACGCGCTACAGCGACAACCTCATCGTGATGAAGGCCGGTTCGATCCTCGCGCAGGGGCATCCCCGTGACGTGATCACCGCTGAGTTGTTGTACGAGGCGTTCGGACTGCGCGCCAAGGTGATCGAGGATCCCGTCGGGGACCGGCCGCTCATCGTGCCCATCGGGCGTGCCCACGTGCACACCTCATAG
- a CDS encoding isoamylase early set domain-containing protein, which translates to MLERKLRKDRTEVTFILPVDTPPGPVSVVGDFNDWQPGVHTLARRKDGKRAVTVELPSRSTHSFRYLAAGDYWFNDESAGDQDGPNSRLHT; encoded by the coding sequence ATGCTGGAGCGCAAACTGCGCAAGGACCGCACCGAGGTCACCTTCATCCTGCCCGTCGACACCCCGCCGGGACCGGTCAGTGTGGTGGGCGACTTCAACGACTGGCAGCCCGGGGTCCACACCCTGGCCCGCAGGAAGGACGGCAAGCGCGCCGTGACCGTCGAGCTGCCCAGCAGGAGCACCCATTCCTTCCGGTACCTGGCGGCCGGCGACTACTGGTTCAACGACGAGAGCGCCGGCGACCAGGACGGTCCGAACAGCCGTCTGCACACCTGA
- a CDS encoding FecCD family ABC transporter permease, which yields MTGTEVKASVTPGVRLGPVSFVWRPWVVCVTLLLAAATFLVFCVSIGVGDFPIGLSRVIATVVGGGEQVDRFVIMDLRMPRALAGLVVGVALGVSGAITQSIARNPLASPDILGITGGAGAVAVFLVTVSGGTAAAVEGSVGLSGAALAGGLGTGLLVYFLAWRRGIDGFRLILIGISVSAVMEAITTWLLVTADIRDVARAQAWLVGSLDNRSWNDVGVALWCTAALMVVVTVVAFQFKPLHLGDDVAAGLGVRYTRVRAVLLLCAVLLAGVAVSAAGPVPFVALVAPQVAMRLAKCPTPPMAASGMVGALLLIGADLVARTALPITLPVGVVTAVIGGPFLIHLLVRANLR from the coding sequence ATGACCGGGACCGAGGTGAAGGCATCGGTGACGCCGGGCGTGCGGCTCGGTCCGGTCTCGTTCGTCTGGCGGCCCTGGGTCGTGTGCGTCACGCTGCTGCTGGCGGCGGCGACCTTCCTCGTGTTCTGCGTGTCCATCGGCGTCGGGGACTTCCCCATCGGCCTGTCCCGTGTGATCGCCACGGTCGTGGGCGGGGGCGAGCAGGTCGACCGGTTCGTGATCATGGACCTACGGATGCCGCGGGCCCTGGCCGGTCTGGTGGTGGGCGTCGCGCTCGGGGTCTCGGGGGCGATCACCCAGTCGATCGCGCGCAATCCGCTGGCCAGCCCGGACATCCTGGGGATCACCGGGGGCGCCGGCGCGGTCGCGGTGTTCCTGGTGACGGTGTCGGGCGGGACCGCCGCGGCGGTCGAGGGCTCCGTGGGCCTGTCCGGGGCGGCGCTCGCGGGCGGGCTCGGCACGGGGCTGCTCGTCTACTTCCTGGCGTGGCGGCGCGGGATCGACGGATTCCGACTCATCCTCATCGGCATCTCGGTGAGCGCCGTGATGGAGGCGATCACGACCTGGCTGCTGGTCACCGCCGACATCAGGGACGTCGCCCGGGCCCAGGCCTGGCTGGTCGGTTCGCTCGACAACCGGTCGTGGAACGACGTGGGCGTGGCGCTGTGGTGCACCGCCGCCCTGATGGTCGTCGTGACGGTGGTCGCGTTCCAGTTCAAACCGCTGCACCTCGGCGACGACGTGGCCGCGGGCCTCGGCGTCCGGTACACGAGGGTGCGCGCGGTGCTGCTGCTGTGCGCCGTGCTGTTGGCCGGCGTGGCGGTGAGCGCGGCCGGGCCGGTCCCGTTCGTCGCGCTGGTGGCGCCCCAGGTGGCGATGCGGCTGGCCAAGTGCCCGACACCGCCGATGGCGGCCTCCGGGATGGTCGGGGCCCTGCTGCTGATCGGCGCGGACCTGGTCGCCCGTACGGCACTGCCGATCACCCTCCCGGTGGGCGTGGTGACCGCCGTCATCGGCGGCCCCTTCCTGATCCATCTGCTGGTGCGGGCCAATCTGCGCTAG
- a CDS encoding ABC transporter ATP-binding protein, which yields MSITATRVAPSTLRTTSGREATRWVVAHCREVPWLTFATVFTTVAGAALQVLPLLLLGRVVDGVVAGGPRSILVTTGVLMVAAALLGAAATALSTYLIGRLGADLLARLREGAVRAVLGMPSARIEQVGRGDVLSRVGDDVAVLSKGIRTAVPTVFSAGVLVFIATLGMFGLDWRLGLAGSCALPAYGLALRWYLPRSAPLYRKQRAAQADRAQALISGLNGIDTVRAYRLEGAVREKVTQESWRVRDLGVEVFRLFGRFVGRENRAEFIGLTLIIVVGYALLEADAATLGEVSAAPLLFHRLFTPLGSIMFTFDEAQKSGASLTRLVGVLEEEAEDRLVGALAVAGATDAPRPVAVEVRGLTFRYPDSEEPVVRDVDLTILAGTSLALVGATGAGKSTLAALIAGIGTPQSGSVRIGSTDLAGLDEAGARALVSILTQETHVFSGPLAEDLRLAAPEATDAHLLDALRTVGADGWVDALPEGLNTPVGEGGERLDVTKVAHVALARLVLGRTPVVVLDESTAEAGSEGAAELERAVLAACAGRTTLFVAHRLTQAMAADRIAVLDAGRVVEQGTHEELVALGGRYARLWRAWREGS from the coding sequence GTGAGCATCACCGCCACGCGCGTCGCCCCGTCGACCCTGCGCACGACGAGCGGACGCGAGGCCACCCGCTGGGTCGTGGCGCACTGCCGCGAGGTGCCGTGGCTGACCTTCGCCACCGTGTTCACCACGGTGGCGGGGGCGGCCCTCCAGGTGCTCCCGCTGCTCCTCCTCGGCCGGGTCGTCGACGGGGTGGTCGCGGGCGGACCGCGCTCGATCCTCGTCACCACCGGGGTGTTGATGGTGGCCGCCGCGCTGCTCGGCGCGGCGGCCACCGCCCTGTCGACCTACCTCATCGGGCGACTCGGCGCGGACCTGCTCGCCCGGCTGCGCGAAGGCGCGGTCCGGGCGGTGCTCGGGATGCCGAGCGCCCGGATCGAGCAGGTCGGCCGGGGAGACGTGCTCTCCCGGGTCGGCGACGACGTGGCCGTCCTCTCCAAGGGCATCAGGACGGCCGTCCCCACCGTGTTCTCGGCCGGGGTGCTGGTCTTCATCGCCACGCTCGGCATGTTCGGCCTGGACTGGCGGCTCGGACTGGCCGGTTCCTGCGCGCTGCCCGCCTACGGCCTGGCCCTGCGCTGGTACCTGCCCCGCTCCGCCCCGCTCTACCGCAAGCAGCGGGCGGCCCAGGCCGACCGGGCGCAGGCCCTGATCAGCGGACTGAACGGGATCGACACGGTCCGGGCGTACCGCCTCGAAGGGGCCGTCCGCGAGAAGGTCACCCAGGAGTCCTGGCGGGTACGGGACCTCGGCGTCGAGGTGTTCCGGCTCTTCGGCCGGTTCGTCGGCCGGGAGAACCGCGCCGAGTTCATCGGCCTCACCTTGATCATCGTGGTCGGGTACGCGCTGCTGGAGGCCGACGCCGCCACCCTCGGCGAGGTCTCCGCGGCCCCGCTGCTCTTCCACCGCCTCTTCACCCCGCTGGGCTCCATCATGTTCACCTTCGACGAGGCGCAGAAGTCGGGCGCGAGCCTGACCCGCCTGGTCGGAGTGCTGGAGGAGGAGGCGGAGGACCGGCTGGTGGGCGCCCTGGCCGTGGCGGGCGCCACGGACGCGCCGCGGCCGGTGGCCGTCGAGGTCAGGGGGCTGACGTTCCGCTACCCCGACTCCGAGGAGCCGGTCGTCCGCGACGTCGACCTCACCATCTTGGCCGGCACCTCGCTCGCCCTCGTCGGGGCGACGGGCGCCGGCAAGTCCACCCTGGCCGCACTGATCGCGGGCATCGGCACCCCGCAGAGCGGATCGGTGCGCATAGGGTCCACCGACCTCGCCGGCCTCGACGAGGCCGGCGCGCGCGCCCTGGTCAGCATCCTGACCCAGGAGACGCACGTCTTCTCCGGTCCGCTCGCCGAGGACCTGCGCCTGGCCGCACCGGAGGCGACCGACGCCCACCTGCTGGACGCCCTGCGCACCGTCGGCGCCGACGGATGGGTCGACGCGCTGCCCGAGGGGCTGAACACCCCGGTCGGCGAGGGCGGCGAACGCCTCGACGTCACCAAGGTCGCCCATGTCGCCCTGGCCCGGCTGGTGCTGGGCCGCACCCCCGTGGTGGTGCTCGACGAGTCCACGGCGGAGGCGGGCAGCGAGGGCGCGGCCGAGCTGGAACGGGCCGTGCTCGCCGCGTGCGCGGGCCGGACCACGCTGTTCGTGGCCCACCGACTCACCCAGGCGATGGCGGCGGACCGGATCGCCGTACTGGACGCGGGTCGCGTCGTGGAGCAGGGGACGCACGAGGAACTGGTGGCCCTGGGCGGCCGCTACGCACGACTGTGGCGGGCCTGGCGCGAAGGCAGCTAG
- a CDS encoding FecCD family ABC transporter permease gives MGTIAVERPVPRGVSEARRRRVVGSVTLVLVLLVAMVVSLAVGARALTPAEVWRGLSAAPDPDQRLTEIRLIVRTVRVPRTVLALVAGVALGVGGALIQGYTRNPIADTGLLGVNSGASFAVVLVIALFGFADPFQYVWFAFLGAAVAGVVVFGLASIGRGAGNPLTLALAGQGVTVFLAAMTTAVALSDKASLNALRFWNAGSVAGVGFDVIRPVIAFIAVGLVLALITLPALNLLNLGDDVARGLGVNIVLSRTVGIAAITLLAGAATAACGPIAFLGLMVAHMARYLTGPDYRWLVPYAGLLGAIVLLVCDIVGRLLVRPGELDAGVVVALLGAPFFAALVWRGKFKSA, from the coding sequence ATGGGCACGATCGCAGTGGAACGCCCCGTGCCCCGGGGCGTGTCGGAGGCCCGTCGCCGGCGGGTCGTGGGCTCGGTCACCCTGGTGCTGGTCCTCCTGGTCGCCATGGTGGTCTCGCTGGCCGTCGGCGCGCGGGCGCTGACCCCCGCCGAGGTGTGGCGCGGGTTGTCGGCGGCGCCGGACCCCGATCAGCGGCTCACCGAGATACGGCTCATCGTGCGGACCGTACGGGTGCCGCGCACGGTGCTCGCGCTGGTGGCGGGCGTGGCCCTGGGGGTCGGCGGGGCGCTGATCCAGGGGTACACGCGCAATCCGATCGCCGACACGGGCCTGCTGGGCGTGAATTCGGGCGCCTCGTTCGCCGTGGTGCTGGTGATCGCCCTGTTCGGGTTCGCCGACCCGTTCCAGTACGTGTGGTTCGCCTTCCTCGGTGCCGCGGTCGCGGGCGTCGTCGTCTTCGGACTGGCGAGCATCGGCCGGGGAGCCGGCAATCCACTGACCCTGGCTCTGGCCGGACAGGGGGTCACGGTGTTCCTCGCCGCCATGACCACGGCGGTCGCGCTGTCCGACAAGGCCTCGCTGAACGCCCTGCGGTTCTGGAACGCGGGCTCCGTGGCCGGTGTCGGGTTCGACGTCATCCGGCCGGTGATCGCCTTCATCGCCGTCGGGTTGGTGCTCGCGCTGATCACGCTGCCCGCTCTCAACCTGCTCAACCTCGGCGACGACGTCGCCCGGGGGCTGGGGGTGAACATCGTGCTCAGCCGGACCGTCGGCATCGCCGCCATCACCCTGCTCGCGGGAGCCGCCACGGCGGCGTGCGGCCCCATCGCCTTCCTCGGCCTGATGGTGGCCCACATGGCCCGGTACCTGACCGGGCCGGACTACCGCTGGCTGGTGCCGTACGCGGGCCTGCTCGGCGCCATCGTCCTGCTGGTCTGCGACATCGTGGGGCGCCTGCTGGTGCGGCCCGGGGAGTTGGACGCGGGGGTCGTCGTGGCCCTCCTGGGGGCTCCGTTCTTCGCGGCCCTGGTGTGGCGCGGAAAGTTCAAGAGCGCATGA
- a CDS encoding MMPL family transporter, with protein MTRHPRLVLVGALVFLVLSVVFGMDAAGRLKTQGYDDPRSESSRAARLAGERLGASPNLVLVARSGSASVDDPAARGAGEELTGRLAAQPHVSAVTSYWTDRAAELRSRDGHAAMLVAHVAGEGEELAARAERLRAELAAPADAGKPLTVHVGGSALVDAELQDISESDLKRAESVVLPGTLILLVLVFGSVVAAALPLLIGVLAIAGTLLVLSVLGSVTDVSVFALNLTTALGLGLGIDYGLLVVSRFREELAAGFLPRTAAVRTVRTAGHTIAFSAATVSAALATLLVFPPYFLRSFAYAGIAVVAIAAVCAVTVLPALLALLGKRVNAWAVPWRRTVRSGSRSRFWEGLARIVVRRPLIAALPVIGLLTLLAAPFAHADFATPDDRALPVGAAARQTGDLVRDRFDMKGASALTVVTTRAVPPGERAEYARRLSAFPQVAQVVGPDGGYRYGERATTATAGTAVAGTTGAGVRPAGPVEGPVRLSVVPLVDPQSHAAQRLVRDIRALPDPAGAEALVGGPSAVLVDAKATVGDRIPLALALISVTTFVLLLGFTRSLLLPLKAIALNALSLAAVLGAMVWVFQSGHLHQLLGFTPGPLSTTMPVLLFCIVFGLSVDYEVFVLARIKEAHDAGEDNARSIVTGMARTGGIVTTAGALLAFTLLSFGTSRVSLLQFFGIGAGLGVLLDATLVRGVLVPALMRLAGGLNWWAPRPIRPKEPLPASRPPPAPVRRCPAARPAPRTPARARH; from the coding sequence GTGACCCGTCACCCCCGACTCGTCCTCGTCGGCGCGCTCGTCTTCCTCGTCCTGTCCGTCGTGTTCGGCATGGACGCGGCCGGTCGGCTGAAGACACAGGGATACGACGATCCGCGGTCCGAGTCCAGCCGCGCCGCCCGACTGGCGGGCGAACGCCTGGGTGCCTCCCCCAACCTGGTCCTCGTCGCGCGCAGCGGCAGCGCTTCCGTGGACGACCCGGCCGCCCGCGGCGCGGGCGAGGAACTGACCGGCAGGCTCGCCGCGCAGCCGCACGTCAGCGCCGTGACCTCCTACTGGACCGACCGCGCGGCGGAGCTGCGCAGCCGCGACGGCCACGCGGCGATGCTGGTCGCGCACGTGGCCGGCGAGGGGGAGGAACTCGCGGCGCGGGCCGAGCGGCTGCGCGCGGAGCTGGCCGCCCCGGCGGACGCCGGGAAGCCCCTGACGGTGCACGTCGGCGGGAGCGCCCTGGTGGACGCCGAGCTCCAGGACATCTCGGAGTCCGACCTGAAGCGGGCCGAGTCCGTCGTCCTGCCGGGCACCCTGATCCTGCTGGTCCTGGTGTTCGGAAGCGTGGTCGCCGCCGCCCTGCCCCTGCTGATCGGGGTCCTCGCCATCGCCGGGACGCTGCTGGTCCTGAGCGTTCTCGGCAGTGTCACCGACGTGTCCGTGTTCGCGCTTAACCTCACCACGGCCCTCGGCCTGGGGCTCGGCATCGACTACGGACTGCTGGTCGTCTCCCGGTTCCGCGAGGAGCTGGCCGCCGGGTTCCTGCCCCGAACCGCCGCCGTACGGACGGTGCGCACCGCCGGTCACACCATCGCCTTCAGCGCCGCGACGGTCTCCGCCGCGCTCGCCACGCTGCTGGTGTTCCCGCCCTACTTCCTGCGCTCCTTCGCCTACGCGGGCATCGCCGTGGTGGCGATCGCCGCGGTGTGCGCCGTGACCGTACTGCCCGCCCTGCTCGCCCTGCTCGGGAAGCGGGTGAACGCCTGGGCCGTGCCATGGCGCCGCACGGTCCGCTCCGGCTCCCGGTCCCGGTTCTGGGAGGGGCTGGCGCGGATCGTCGTACGCCGCCCGCTGATCGCGGCGCTGCCGGTGATCGGACTGCTGACGCTGCTCGCCGCGCCCTTCGCGCACGCCGATTTCGCCACCCCCGACGACCGGGCGCTACCGGTCGGCGCGGCCGCCCGGCAGACCGGTGACCTGGTGCGCGACCGCTTCGACATGAAGGGCGCGAGCGCGCTGACGGTCGTCACCACGCGCGCCGTCCCCCCGGGTGAGCGGGCGGAGTACGCCCGCCGCCTGTCCGCGTTCCCGCAGGTCGCCCAGGTCGTGGGACCCGACGGCGGCTACCGGTACGGCGAGCGGGCCACCACGGCGACCGCCGGCACGGCCGTCGCCGGCACGACCGGAGCGGGCGTCCGGCCCGCCGGGCCCGTCGAGGGCCCGGTACGACTCTCCGTGGTACCGCTGGTCGACCCCCAGTCGCACGCCGCCCAGCGGCTCGTCCGCGACATCCGCGCGCTCCCCGACCCGGCGGGCGCCGAGGCCCTCGTCGGCGGACCGAGCGCCGTCCTGGTCGACGCCAAGGCCACCGTGGGTGACCGGATCCCCCTCGCGCTCGCGCTGATCTCCGTCACCACCTTCGTGCTGCTGCTGGGCTTCACGCGCAGCCTGCTGCTCCCGCTGAAGGCCATCGCGCTGAACGCCCTGAGTCTCGCGGCCGTCCTCGGCGCCATGGTCTGGGTCTTCCAGTCGGGTCATCTGCACCAGCTGCTCGGCTTCACCCCGGGACCCCTCAGTACGACCATGCCGGTCCTGCTGTTCTGCATCGTCTTCGGGCTCTCGGTGGACTACGAGGTGTTCGTCCTCGCCCGTATCAAGGAGGCGCACGACGCCGGGGAGGACAACGCCCGCTCGATCGTCACGGGCATGGCCCGCACGGGCGGCATCGTCACCACCGCCGGTGCCCTGCTCGCCTTCACCCTCCTGAGCTTCGGCACCTCGCGGGTGTCCCTCCTGCAGTTCTTCGGGATCGGCGCGGGCCTCGGCGTCCTCCTCGACGCCACGCTCGTCCGGGGTGTCCTCGTCCCCGCGCTGATGCGCCTGGCGGGCGGCCTGAACTGGTGGGCGCCGCGACCCATCCGGCCCAAGGAGCCGCTGCCCGCGTCCCGTCCACCGCCGGCTCCCGTCCGCAGGTGTCCCGCGGCCCGGCCCGCCCCGCGTACCCCGGCCCGCGCCCGGCACTGA